The following proteins come from a genomic window of Budorcas taxicolor isolate Tak-1 chromosome 24, Takin1.1, whole genome shotgun sequence:
- the PPP1R3B gene encoding protein phosphatase 1 regulatory subunit 3B isoform X2, whose product MAVDIECRYSCMAPSLRRERFAFQIAPKPSKPLRPCIQLSSKNEASGTVAPTVQEKKVKKRVSFADNQGLALTMVKVFSEFDDPLDIPLNITELLDSIVSLTTAESESFVLDFSQPSADYLDFRNRLQTDHVCLENCVLKDRSIAGTVKVQNLAFEKTVKVRMTFDTWKSFTDFPCWYVKDTYAGSDKDTFSFDISLPEKIQSYERMEFAVCYECNGQTYWDSNKGKNYRIIRAELQSTQGTAQPSNGPDFEIAFDQFGSPRCSYGLFPEWPSYLGYEKLGPYY is encoded by the coding sequence ATGGCCGTGGACATTGAGTGCAGGTACAGCTGCATGGCCCCCTCCTTGCGCAGAGAGAGGTTCGCCTTCCAGATCGCCCCAAAGCCAAGCAAACCTCTGAGGCCTTGTATTCAGCTGAGCAGCAAGAATGAAGCCAGTGGGACGGTGGCTCCGACGGTCCAGGAGAAAAAGGTGAAGAAGCGGGTGTCCTTCGCCGACAACCAGGGGCTGGCCCTGACGATGGTCAAAGTGTTCTCCGAGTTCGATGACCCATTAGATATTCCGCTGAACATCACCGAGCTCCTGGACAGCATCGTGAGTCTAACAACAGCGGAGAGTGAGAGTTTTGTGCTGGATTTCTCGCAGCCATCAGCAGACTACCTGGACTTCAGAAATCGGCTTCAGACCGACCATGTGTGCCTGGAAAACTGCGTTCTAAAGGACAGGTCCATTGCAGGCACCGTGAAGGTGCAGAACCTCGCGTTCGAGAAGACGGTGAAAGTCCGGATGACCTTTGACACCTGGAAGAGCTTCACAGACTTTCCCTGTTGGTACGTGAAGGACACGTACGCAGGTTCAGACAAGGACACGTTCTCCTTTGACATCAGCTTGCCTGAGAAAATTCAGTCTTACGAGAGGATGGAGTTTGCCGTGTGCTACGAGTGCAACGGACAGACGTACTGGGACAGCAACAAAGGCAAAAACTATAGGATCATCCGAGCGGAGCTGCAGTCTACCCAGGGAACAGCCCAGCCATCAAACGGACCAGATTTTGAAATAGCCTTTGACCAGTTTGGAAGCCCTCGGTGTTCCTACGGTCTGTTTCCGGAGTGGCCTAGTTATTTAGGATACGAGAAGCTTGGGCCATACTACTAG